DNA from Longimicrobiaceae bacterium:
GCCATCGGGAACCTGATCGACCGGCTCCGCTCGGAGCAGGGGGTGGTGGACTTCTTCGACTTCGGCTTCGGCAACGTGCGCTGGCCGGTGTTCAACGTCGCCGACATCGCGGTCACCTGCGGGGCCGTGCTGCTTGCGATCTCCCTGTGGCGCGAGGACGTGCAGGCGGCCCGGGAAAAGGATGCGGGGTGACGGGGAGCGGCGCGAGCTTCTCGTCGAGGAGGAGACGGGGGAGCGGCTGGACGCCTGGCTCGCGGAGCGGCTGGACCTTTCCCGCTCGCGCGCGGCGGCGCTGATCGAGGCCGGGAACGTCCTGCTGAACGGCGCCGCGCCGAAGAAGCGCGACCGCCCCCGCCCGGGAGACCGGGTGGAGGTCCGGCTCCCCCCGCCCGAGCCCGCCTCCGCCGCGCCGGAGGAGATCCCCCTCGACATCGTCCACCAGGACGCGGACCTCGTCGTCCTCGACAAGCCGGCCGGGCTGGTGGTGCACCCCGCCCCGGGGAACCCCACCGGGACGCTGGTGAACGCGCTCCTGCACGCCATCGGCGACCTGTCCGGCATCGGGGGGGAGCTGCGGCCCGGGATCGTCCACCGGCTGGACAAGGACACCTCCGGGCTGATGATCGTCGCCAAGAACGACGACGCGCACCGCCGCCTCTCGGACGACCTGAAGCACCGGCGGATCCGGCGCGCCTACCTCGCGCTTGCGTGGGGGCACCTCCCCGCCGATACTCTCACCGTCGAAGCGCCGATCGGCCGCCACCCGGTGGAGCGGAAGCGCATGGCGGTGGTGGAGGGCGGGCGGCACGCCGTGACGCACTTCCGCCGGCTGGAGCGCTGGCGCGCGGCCGACCTGGTGCGCGCGGAGCTGGAGACGGGGCGCACCCACCAGATCCGCGTCCACCTGCTGCACCTGGGGCATCCCGTGGTGGGCGACCGGACGTACGCCCCCGACCGGGCGCGGGGATTCGGGGGGGCGGACCGGGCGTGGGCGCTGGCGCTGGCCCGGCGCTCCCCCCGGCAGTTCCTGCACGCGGCGGAGCTCCGCTTCCGGCACCCGCGCACCGGCGAGGAGCTCCACTTCGAGGCGCCGCTCCCGCCGGATCTGGCCGCCGCGGCGGAGTGGGCGCGCGGCGGCGCCGGGCCGCTTGCTTGACCCCGGCGGCCCCGCTATACTTTCCGCTCCACCTCCCGAGCTCCGACGTCCCTCCCCGTCCGTGATGCCCGACGTGTACCCCAGCGAAGCCACGAGCGGCACCCTCGCGACCGAGTCGCCGCTGGAGCGGATCGTCCTCCTCGGCGTCGGAGGGCACTGGTTCGGCGTCGCCATCGGCGCCATCCGCGAGATCATCCCGCCGCGGCCGTACACCCCCCTCCCGGGGAGCGAGCCGTTCGTGTGCGGGCTGATCAACCTGCGCGGGCGCATCGTCACGGTGATCGACCTGGGGGCGCGGCTGGGCCTCCGCGCCGCGTCGGCGGACCCCGAGCACAGCATCGTGGTCCTGGAGCACGGCGGGCGCCTGGTCGGCATGGCGGTGGAGGAGGTGTCCCGGATCGTCCGGGCCGACCTGGGCAACCTGGAGATGGACGCGGACCTCCTCCGGTCGCTCCGCATCGACCGCTCCTACATCCTCGGCGTGGGCGAGACCGAGGACCGGATCTTCGTCGCGGTGGACCCCGGCGAGATCTTCCGTCCCATCCTGGCGTGACCTCCCTTTTCCACGGCTTCAACCTGTTCCTTCCGGAGGCTTGATGGCTCAGAAGGTGTTGATCTGCGACGACGCGATCTTCATGCGTACCATGATTGGCGACATCCTCACGCAGGCCGGCTTCGAGATCGTCGGCGAGGCCGAGACCGGGCTGCAGGCGGTGGAGAAGTACCGCCAGCTCCGCCCCGACCTGGTTACCATGGACATCGTGATGCCCGACATGGGCGGGATCGACGCGGTCCGGGAGATCATCAAGGACGACCCGGGCGCCAAGGTCCTGATGTGCAGCGCCATGGGGCAGCAGGCCCTGGTGATCGAGGCGATCCAGGCCGGCGCGCGCGACTTCGTCGTCAAGCCGTTCCAGCCCTCCCGGGTCTTGGAAGCCGTCCAGCGGGTCCTCGGGTAAGCGGCTCGATAAATCGCGCAGCTCTGCGTCAGGCTGCGGGCGGCTCCCTGCGGCGTACACAAGGTACGCCTCAGTCGCCGTCCTCGCCTTCCTCGGGTACCGCTGCACGATTTCTCTTCACCGGGCCATCCACGTTGAGCTCTGAACGGCTCAATCTGGTTCCGGCCGGGCATCTTTACGCTCCTCCTGCCAACTGAGCATGGAGCTTTCGCAGTACGGCGAGCTGTTCCTGTCCGAGTCGCGCGAGCACGTCTCCGCGATCAACGACCTTCTCCTCGCGCTCGAGGCGAGCCCCGGCTCGCGCGAGCCGGTGGAGGGGGTCTTCCGCGCCGTGCACACCATCAAGGGGATGTCGGCCACCATGGGATACCGCGCGGTCGCCGACCTCGCGCACGCCCTGGAAGACCTCCTCGACCGGGTGCGGGACGGCCGGCGCGCCGCCGACGTGGAGCTGGTGGACCTCCTCTTCGAGGGCGCCGACGCGCTGGAGCACGCCATCGAGGCGGCGGTCGCGGAGGAGGAGGGGAACGACCCTGACGTGGCCCCCGTGATCGCCCGGCTGCAGGCGGCGGCCGGGGACGCCCCGGCGGAAGCCGCCGCCGCGTCCACGGGAGGCGCTCCGGGCGGGGCCCCCTCCGCGGAGCCGGTCCCGGAGGGCGCGGTCCGCGTCCGCGTCCACATCGCCCACGATTCGCCGCTCCCCGGGGTGCGCGCCTTCATGGCGCTCCGCATGGCCCGGGGGCTGGGCGAGGTGAGCGGGGTGGTCCCGGACGAGGGGGTGCTGCAGGGGCCGGAGTTCGCGGGGACGCTGGAGTTCCTGCTGCGCACCGGAACGCCCGCGGCGGAGGTCGAGGCGGCGCTGCGCGGCGCGGGCGACGTGGAGCGGGTGGAGGTGGCCGTGCCGGGAGCGGCGGCGCCCACGCCCACGCCCGCGGCGGAGGAGGCGGCCGAGCCCGCCGCCCCGGCCGCGGCGCCGCGCGCCCGCAACATCCGCGTGGACCTGC
Protein-coding regions in this window:
- a CDS encoding RluA family pseudouridine synthase — protein: MRGDGERRELLVEEETGERLDAWLAERLDLSRSRAAALIEAGNVLLNGAAPKKRDRPRPGDRVEVRLPPPEPASAAPEEIPLDIVHQDADLVVLDKPAGLVVHPAPGNPTGTLVNALLHAIGDLSGIGGELRPGIVHRLDKDTSGLMIVAKNDDAHRRLSDDLKHRRIRRAYLALAWGHLPADTLTVEAPIGRHPVERKRMAVVEGGRHAVTHFRRLERWRAADLVRAELETGRTHQIRVHLLHLGHPVVGDRTYAPDRARGFGGADRAWALALARRSPRQFLHAAELRFRHPRTGEELHFEAPLPPDLAAAAEWARGGAGPLA
- a CDS encoding chemotaxis protein CheW, with product MPDVYPSEATSGTLATESPLERIVLLGVGGHWFGVAIGAIREIIPPRPYTPLPGSEPFVCGLINLRGRIVTVIDLGARLGLRAASADPEHSIVVLEHGGRLVGMAVEEVSRIVRADLGNLEMDADLLRSLRIDRSYILGVGETEDRIFVAVDPGEIFRPILA
- a CDS encoding response regulator; translated protein: MAQKVLICDDAIFMRTMIGDILTQAGFEIVGEAETGLQAVEKYRQLRPDLVTMDIVMPDMGGIDAVREIIKDDPGAKVLMCSAMGQQALVIEAIQAGARDFVVKPFQPSRVLEAVQRVLG